The Nitrospira sp. genome contains a region encoding:
- a CDS encoding carboxypeptidase regulatory-like domain-containing protein, which yields MKVTQCLLTAVATIGLCSSAHAYKEVTVSDGGTLTGVVKLDGQVPKPKGYNLTTLPDAFYCGRISDGEGWRILQPFNVGPEGKFRDVLVYLEDVEKGKRFGDENVQYIEARDCLFVPFTTVVRDNQSVTVINMDPVMHDIQAYETSHLGPRVLFNVPLPMNPAHPRNFKDRSDAGMYHKHMAGAPMKQFVNLSKGRRVFVMQCGFHAYMESWGVAVTNPYFAKTDEEGRFTLTDVPPGTYKLVVWHPYIRSTTEQTVTIGPNETVDTQLAVLAPTGRLYANEVLDHAYSRFSVTEDTKKEIEPMIHKQSH from the coding sequence ATGAAGGTAACACAGTGTCTCTTAACAGCGGTGGCGACGATAGGTTTGTGTTCGTCGGCTCATGCCTATAAGGAGGTGACGGTCTCGGATGGTGGTACCCTGACAGGTGTGGTGAAGCTGGATGGGCAAGTTCCCAAGCCAAAAGGTTATAACCTCACGACGTTACCGGACGCGTTCTATTGCGGGCGCATTTCCGACGGCGAAGGCTGGCGTATCTTGCAACCTTTTAATGTCGGGCCAGAGGGTAAGTTTCGAGACGTTTTGGTATACCTGGAAGATGTTGAGAAAGGTAAGCGCTTCGGGGATGAGAATGTCCAGTATATTGAGGCAAGAGATTGTCTCTTCGTTCCATTCACGACGGTTGTCCGGGACAACCAATCGGTGACGGTCATCAACATGGATCCGGTCATGCATGATATTCAGGCTTACGAGACGTCACATTTGGGTCCACGCGTGTTATTCAACGTTCCTCTCCCGATGAATCCGGCGCATCCGCGAAATTTTAAGGACCGCAGTGACGCCGGGATGTATCACAAGCATATGGCTGGTGCGCCAATGAAGCAGTTCGTCAACTTGAGCAAGGGGAGGCGCGTATTCGTGATGCAGTGTGGATTTCACGCGTACATGGAAAGTTGGGGAGTGGCCGTCACCAACCCATACTTTGCTAAGACGGACGAAGAGGGGCGGTTCACCCTCACTGACGTACCTCCAGGGACTTACAAACTGGTCGTCTGGCATCCCTATATACGGAGCACGACCGAGCAGACCGTGACGATCGGCCCGAATGAAACGGTAGACACTCAACTTGCGGTCTTGGCCCCGACAGGGCGGCTCTATGCCAATGAGGTGTTGGACCATGCATACAGTCGGTTTAGCGTAACCGAAGACACGAAGAAAGAAATCGAGCCGATGATTCACAAGCAGAGTCACTGA
- a CDS encoding carboxypeptidase regulatory-like domain-containing protein, with protein sequence MSIRSLFCVLGIGGLTLLLGVVPSHSYDVVEVEHGGTITGTITLAGAVPQPKGFNLITFPDPAYCGRISNGRGWRLLHDFVVGQQGGLKDAIVLLEGVEAGKAFEVSVPLIEARDCKFQPFMTIVRNGHAVEVINMDPVMHDIQGYETSLEAGTRVLFNTPLIMNHQHRRGDLHAIHNHAPGKSLVGPIYLNKGRRTFYMQCGFHAYMESWAMAVNNPYYALTDPEGKFSIDGIPPGTYQLVVWHPQTGPGISKSVVVQPNGTLIEQIAVPAPKGSRTLYKVMDNPRFGLESLGHSIDIQPLVEHQH encoded by the coding sequence TTGAGCATAAGGAGTCTATTCTGTGTTCTTGGAATCGGGGGCCTGACCCTGTTACTGGGAGTGGTACCAAGTCATTCATATGACGTTGTGGAGGTTGAGCATGGGGGAACGATAACAGGCACGATCACACTGGCTGGAGCAGTGCCTCAACCGAAAGGGTTCAATCTCATTACCTTTCCGGACCCTGCATATTGTGGTCGCATCTCCAACGGGCGTGGATGGCGGTTGCTGCATGACTTCGTCGTCGGTCAGCAGGGAGGACTGAAAGATGCCATCGTGCTTCTGGAAGGTGTTGAAGCCGGGAAAGCGTTTGAGGTGTCTGTTCCGTTGATCGAGGCTCGCGATTGCAAGTTCCAGCCTTTTATGACGATCGTTCGGAACGGGCATGCTGTCGAGGTCATCAATATGGATCCTGTCATGCACGACATTCAGGGCTATGAGACCTCCTTGGAAGCGGGAACTCGGGTGTTGTTTAATACGCCTCTCATCATGAACCACCAGCACAGGCGGGGAGATCTTCATGCGATTCATAATCATGCCCCGGGGAAATCACTGGTCGGGCCGATTTATTTGAACAAGGGCCGGCGTACTTTTTACATGCAATGCGGATTTCACGCGTATATGGAAAGCTGGGCCATGGCTGTGAACAATCCCTATTATGCCCTGACCGATCCCGAAGGGAAGTTTTCCATCGATGGCATTCCCCCCGGCACGTATCAATTGGTGGTATGGCATCCACAGACAGGACCTGGAATATCGAAGTCGGTTGTGGTGCAGCCGAATGGAACACTCATCGAACAGATTGCCGTGCCCGCTCCTAAAGGAAGTAGAACCCTATACAAGGTCATGGATAATCCCCGCTTTGGCCTGGAGTCTTTAGGGCATTCTATCGATATCCAACCGTTAGTCGAGCATCAGCATTGA
- a CDS encoding HEAT repeat domain-containing protein — MNEVAIRQALLVLFTLTWFIPFVGTTYGERVSGIQQIQTLYENGEYQKALEEVSKLDTEQASVPDARRLKIRTLLKLDHPKDALTEYDKLKQRLRQDDRQILHEIALGFVVVLTKDMREQMRGAAYTALKEWQNPASIPFLEDGLGDDSGLVRALAAEGLAKLDAGRRSVKFRGALDDPAVLVKEAVLKGFSKSSDTSVIPLVEPALKDPEVRVRVAAAEALCHLKPPKGCDMLLQSARAPNPDERTSAIRALVERDGAQVLSVLLEASEHQQPSVRRAAATGLGHSPSAEAVAVLTRLLKDPLPPVRIAAAVSLGQINDVDARSSLTKALDDHDSAVRAFVIGALLARGVRYEIVAASVQSLVNMKEPAVRAATARALGHAEESNRAPARSALTVLIQDTVPRVRIAAIKSMAKLEGAEAIPLLAQSLRDEDDAVRATAGGTLLSVMASDQ; from the coding sequence ATGAACGAAGTGGCTATTCGGCAAGCGCTGCTCGTCTTGTTCACGTTGACGTGGTTTATTCCTTTCGTTGGAACGACTTATGGGGAGAGGGTATCAGGCATCCAGCAGATCCAGACGCTCTACGAGAACGGAGAGTACCAGAAGGCACTTGAAGAAGTCAGCAAGCTGGACACGGAGCAAGCTTCCGTACCGGATGCTCGTCGGCTCAAAATCCGCACGTTGCTGAAACTCGATCATCCCAAGGATGCCCTTACCGAGTATGACAAACTCAAGCAGAGGCTAAGGCAGGATGATCGGCAGATCCTTCACGAGATCGCACTTGGGTTCGTTGTCGTCCTTACAAAAGATATGCGGGAGCAGATGCGTGGGGCAGCCTATACAGCTTTGAAGGAATGGCAGAATCCCGCCTCAATCCCTTTCTTGGAGGATGGACTCGGTGACGATTCCGGTCTTGTCAGGGCTCTGGCCGCCGAAGGGCTTGCCAAACTGGACGCTGGACGCCGTTCAGTCAAATTCCGAGGGGCCCTGGATGATCCGGCGGTGTTGGTAAAAGAAGCGGTACTCAAGGGATTTTCAAAATCCAGTGATACATCGGTCATCCCGCTTGTCGAACCGGCACTGAAGGATCCCGAGGTGCGGGTGCGAGTCGCTGCGGCTGAGGCTCTCTGCCATCTGAAACCTCCGAAGGGGTGCGACATGCTCCTGCAGTCCGCAAGAGCGCCCAACCCAGATGAACGAACGTCGGCGATTCGCGCATTAGTCGAGCGCGACGGAGCCCAGGTTTTATCGGTACTCCTGGAGGCGAGCGAACACCAACAACCATCGGTGCGTCGTGCTGCCGCGACAGGGCTTGGCCATAGCCCCTCAGCGGAAGCCGTCGCTGTGCTGACTCGACTTCTGAAAGATCCACTCCCTCCTGTGCGAATTGCCGCCGCGGTTAGTCTGGGGCAGATAAATGATGTGGACGCGCGATCGTCATTGACCAAGGCGCTCGACGACCATGACTCTGCGGTCAGAGCCTTCGTCATTGGCGCGCTTCTGGCACGGGGCGTACGGTATGAAATCGTAGCGGCTTCAGTTCAGTCTCTCGTTAACATGAAAGAGCCGGCTGTTCGTGCCGCCACAGCAAGAGCGTTGGGCCATGCTGAGGAATCCAATCGCGCACCGGCTCGATCTGCCTTAACAGTTCTGATTCAAGATACGGTGCCTCGCGTGAGGATTGCGGCGATCAAATCGATGGCAAAATTAGAAGGCGCAGAGGCGATTCCACTCCTCGCACAGAGTCTGCGCGATGAGGATGACGCCGTACGGGCAACGGCCGGAGGTACGCTGTTGTCCGTCATGGCCTCAGATCAATAA
- a CDS encoding formylglycine-generating enzyme family protein: MFVRPVMLSVWWSIAFCGAISFADERVAQDPREWPTGKDGAPMIVVPAGPFPMGVPSGDRDGGRDEYPRHEVFVDTFVIDKFEVTNGLYLEFVKSTGHRVPQNPTNPSRSLWQGNSITESIAERPVINVDWFDADAYCKWANKRLPTEAEWEKAAKGPSDRRFPWGNVEPTAKHLNYNQRWIGEKTLMPVGSYEAGKSPYGIYDMAGNVWEWVNDWYDAQYYEQSPKKNPTGPDRGSKKVIRGAGWQNETPTVRIFTRVESDPLVRNESTGFRCAADVSFNR, encoded by the coding sequence ATGTTTGTGAGACCTGTGATGCTTTCAGTATGGTGGAGCATTGCATTCTGCGGAGCCATTTCATTTGCCGACGAACGAGTAGCTCAGGATCCACGGGAGTGGCCAACCGGTAAAGATGGTGCGCCGATGATTGTGGTTCCCGCCGGCCCATTTCCAATGGGCGTCCCCTCGGGAGATCGGGATGGGGGGAGGGACGAATATCCGCGGCATGAGGTGTTTGTGGACACCTTTGTGATCGACAAATTCGAAGTGACAAACGGTCTCTACCTGGAGTTCGTCAAATCCACAGGGCATCGCGTGCCCCAGAACCCAACGAACCCATCACGAAGTCTTTGGCAAGGTAACAGCATCACCGAATCCATTGCGGAGCGGCCTGTGATCAACGTCGATTGGTTTGACGCGGATGCCTACTGTAAATGGGCCAACAAACGACTCCCGACGGAAGCGGAATGGGAGAAGGCCGCCAAAGGCCCATCCGATAGGCGGTTCCCCTGGGGTAATGTAGAACCGACAGCCAAGCACCTCAATTACAATCAACGATGGATTGGGGAGAAGACCCTCATGCCTGTCGGGAGTTATGAGGCCGGAAAGAGCCCGTACGGAATCTATGATATGGCCGGGAACGTCTGGGAATGGGTCAACGATTGGTATGATGCTCAGTACTATGAGCAGAGCCCAAAGAAGAACCCAACAGGTCCGGATAGGGGATCAAAGAAGGTCATTCGTGGCGCCGGATGGCAAAATGAAACGCCTACTGTCCGCATCTTTACCCGCGTAGAAAGCGATCCGTTGGTTCGTAATGAGTCTACAGGCTTTCGTTGCGCAGCCGATGTTTCATTCAATAGATGA
- a CDS encoding SUMF1/EgtB/PvdO family nonheme iron enzyme, which translates to MGGIVVSAASALDVADVIRQWTPEGRKLAEERAKLPAHDDMVLIPAGEFVMGSDKKTDRNAYQAETPQRKVYLEAYEIDRFEVTTVQFLKFVLAHDLPPLIDWQYDGGNFQETMSNHPVMHVSWADADAYCTWAGKRLPTEAEWEKAARGEDGRIYPWGNQMAGLSRANFGRTGLSGPVRDRPERLLLYPPIISVDKYENALSPYGAFQMSGNVAEWVADWYDSKYYATAPDKDPKGPPKGTQRSFRGGSWIDSTPSVRVAQRNGTDPNTKMNWLGFRCARDAKATADSRD; encoded by the coding sequence ATGGGTGGAATTGTCGTAAGTGCGGCGTCTGCCTTGGACGTTGCCGATGTCATTCGACAATGGACTCCGGAAGGGAGAAAGCTTGCTGAAGAACGGGCAAAGCTGCCGGCTCATGACGATATGGTCCTAATCCCGGCCGGGGAGTTCGTCATGGGAAGCGACAAGAAGACGGATAGGAATGCCTATCAAGCGGAAACCCCACAGCGAAAGGTGTATTTGGAAGCCTACGAGATCGATAGATTTGAGGTCACGACCGTACAATTTTTGAAATTTGTTCTTGCGCATGATCTGCCGCCTCTCATCGATTGGCAATATGACGGGGGGAACTTCCAAGAAACGATGTCGAACCATCCCGTCATGCACGTTTCATGGGCTGATGCCGACGCCTACTGCACGTGGGCAGGTAAGCGACTGCCGACCGAGGCCGAATGGGAAAAGGCCGCGCGCGGAGAGGATGGACGTATCTATCCCTGGGGTAATCAAATGGCTGGATTGTCTCGGGCGAACTTCGGACGGACCGGCTTGTCAGGTCCCGTACGGGATCGCCCAGAACGATTGCTACTCTACCCGCCCATCATTTCCGTGGATAAGTATGAGAATGCATTGAGTCCGTACGGCGCGTTTCAGATGTCCGGCAATGTGGCCGAGTGGGTTGCCGACTGGTATGACTCGAAGTATTATGCGACGGCACCCGACAAGGATCCGAAGGGACCGCCAAAGGGAACACAGCGGAGTTTCCGAGGCGGTAGCTGGATCGACAGCACCCCAAGCGTACGAGTGGCGCAACGCAACGGGACAGACCCGAACACTAAAATGAATTGGCTAGGATTCCGTTGCGCGCGAGATGCGAAAGCCACAGCAGATTCCCGGGACTGA
- a CDS encoding SUMF1/EgtB/PvdO family nonheme iron enzyme, which yields MIALWLFLIMTCPAMAQSDSELSPELRTRLDRIARLARPSPMVEIPAGLFLIGSKRIDNDPYGKWTQFDDTELPQQRVWLDSYEIDSQEASLGEYLSYLQKHKLSPSNELQKLIWHLITVHFVQDETMARWPALYVTWAEADSLCTEKRARLPTEAEWEKAARGLEGSLYPWGEALPTSKLAMFGQHHMHEIPILAAVDSHNEGNSPYGLHHMAGNIAEWVQDWFGFDYYAYMPARNPPGPSSGRYKSVRGGSWKSNRIMLRTATRGGAAPDQRSATIGFRCARSLGTASP from the coding sequence ATGATCGCTCTTTGGCTCTTTCTGATCATGACATGTCCCGCTATGGCACAATCTGATTCCGAACTCTCACCGGAACTGAGGACGCGTTTGGATCGGATCGCCAGACTGGCGAGGCCGTCGCCGATGGTGGAGATCCCGGCGGGGCTGTTTTTAATCGGAAGCAAGAGGATCGATAATGATCCCTATGGAAAGTGGACACAGTTCGATGATACGGAACTCCCTCAGCAACGAGTCTGGTTAGATTCTTACGAGATAGACAGCCAAGAGGCAAGTCTTGGAGAATACCTCTCCTATTTGCAGAAGCACAAGCTTTCTCCTTCCAATGAACTACAGAAGCTGATCTGGCACCTCATTACCGTCCATTTCGTCCAGGATGAAACCATGGCCAGGTGGCCTGCGCTCTATGTCACATGGGCTGAGGCAGACAGCCTTTGCACGGAGAAGCGTGCAAGGCTTCCGACGGAAGCCGAATGGGAAAAAGCAGCGCGAGGGTTAGAGGGGAGCCTTTACCCATGGGGGGAAGCCTTACCCACCTCCAAGCTTGCGATGTTCGGACAGCATCACATGCATGAAATTCCCATTCTTGCAGCGGTAGATTCTCACAACGAAGGTAACAGCCCTTATGGCCTTCACCATATGGCGGGAAACATCGCCGAATGGGTGCAGGATTGGTTTGGGTTCGATTACTATGCCTACATGCCTGCTCGCAATCCCCCAGGCCCATCCTCTGGCCGCTATAAAAGCGTGCGCGGAGGTTCCTGGAAGAGTAACCGGATCATGCTCCGCACGGCGACCAGGGGCGGAGCGGCTCCAGATCAGCGTTCTGCGACAATTGGATTCCGGTGCGCGCGATCGCTCGGGACCGCTTCCCCCTAG
- a CDS encoding serine protease, translating into MSSHHGIGTRFVRLSLFGIWIVTMTQAFTVRAETVPFSQDTLLRARQVTVGILADTQDPRSPERSAKVVVRGTGFHFRDGYVITARHAVEKHDLSTGMNVQKHIFILTHDLHELPADLVGDSAFMDVVVYRIPAPHRFKLQAEASFSPREISPGIEIFTVGYPLGWGPTLAFGRLGNINAFLHTVDTRLLQADLSACSGNSGGGLFNVQGEIVGILHAVIQTDKEENQTHCSRMTFAIPGNLVERIVDAVLAGKPLAFSRLGIHMSTVKDGTKLRLAVKDIDEPAKSAGIQRHDILLAIEGTEILDGAQLKNYLIERTRPGQEVAVKVRRVDVDLTFHVILGGGTK; encoded by the coding sequence ATGAGCAGCCATCATGGTATAGGCACTCGCTTTGTGCGTTTGTCCCTGTTCGGCATCTGGATCGTCACGATGACGCAGGCCTTTACGGTGAGAGCCGAGACGGTACCATTTAGCCAGGACACATTGCTTCGAGCGAGACAGGTGACGGTCGGAATTCTGGCGGACACCCAAGATCCGCGATCGCCGGAGCGGTCTGCCAAAGTTGTCGTCCGAGGAACCGGATTTCACTTCCGAGACGGCTATGTGATTACGGCAAGGCATGCCGTGGAGAAACACGATCTCTCGACGGGTATGAACGTTCAAAAGCACATCTTCATTCTAACGCATGATCTGCATGAGCTGCCTGCCGATCTCGTGGGTGACAGCGCATTCATGGACGTCGTCGTCTATCGGATTCCCGCACCCCATCGTTTCAAACTGCAGGCGGAAGCGTCATTTTCCCCAAGGGAAATTTCACCCGGCATCGAGATTTTCACGGTTGGCTATCCGCTCGGCTGGGGACCGACCCTGGCGTTTGGGCGATTGGGAAATATCAACGCCTTTTTGCACACAGTCGATACGCGACTACTCCAGGCCGATCTTTCGGCTTGCAGTGGGAATTCAGGAGGAGGGCTGTTTAATGTGCAAGGAGAAATAGTGGGGATTCTGCATGCTGTAATCCAAACAGACAAAGAGGAGAATCAGACCCATTGCAGTCGTATGACGTTTGCCATTCCGGGGAATCTGGTGGAACGTATCGTCGATGCCGTTCTTGCAGGAAAACCGCTTGCCTTCTCTAGGCTGGGCATCCATATGAGTACGGTAAAGGATGGAACGAAGTTGCGTCTAGCCGTCAAGGATATCGATGAGCCGGCAAAGTCGGCCGGCATTCAGAGACATGACATCTTACTGGCAATCGAAGGCACAGAGATCCTTGATGGCGCCCAGCTGAAAAATTATCTGATCGAGCGTACGCGCCCAGGCCAAGAGGTAGCGGTCAAGGTACGACGGGTCGATGTTGATCTGACCTTTCACGTCATTTTGGGAGGTGGGACAAAGTAA
- a CDS encoding HAMP domain-containing protein, whose amino-acid sequence MGIRTIRGRIVLAIVLVGCIPLLIGLVLAYVSGMRSLRDVIGGNLQAVAIQAADRVTMLVQGEVQAVRLLGSTPLRVRQPVEAANRSYLNLMLMQKNSVQRVIEERTRMWQNGGESGGQLLDSELSRFLVEMKVRGGDKVVGLLIVDQYGSLVAASSDPGQFYFGDEPWWKAVAVGNGDQTYVSGLIAAQEGAFRTSEETIDIAVPILDERQRVVIGAVKASYRFDTLLAMIKEIHIGQTGHAMLFDAAGNPLVCPILPRQAHRIPSQLMAMIVSSEPGWGIAEDDGHGATDTVVGYAPVSQLRLPDNPWHVFVRQQPAESYAPIRDQLRNLAMIGLVMLGLLLALGRYVAARIAHPIQILQAGVEAISQGTYDRPLQIPTGDEFEELAAAVHRMADRLQASRAELEGLNMELARRVDEKTQEITKHMRSLELAERLATLGKVASGIAHEINNPLGIILNRIECMEADATRAPIPAQVQRDLVTVRVQAERILRVTKSILTFSRGTVSTLKPVDVNGIVCSCLAIADERISAHSIRLDRVLASSLPPVMGDRDRLESVVLNLINNAIDAVSASDLLGIVTIQTKAMQMEGKSWVEVTVSDNGPGIPSEIIDRVFDPFFSTKPVGQGTGLGLFLAYGIVSDHHGRIEVKNRKAGALFSVLLPAAGFSAAVEEEGIWESQGKFS is encoded by the coding sequence ATGGGAATTCGGACTATTCGCGGACGAATCGTGCTGGCCATTGTTCTTGTAGGATGTATCCCGCTGTTGATCGGACTCGTTCTCGCGTATGTGTCGGGAATGCGGTCTCTTCGCGATGTCATCGGAGGAAATCTTCAGGCGGTAGCCATCCAAGCAGCTGATCGTGTCACGATGCTGGTTCAGGGTGAAGTGCAAGCTGTCCGGTTGCTCGGATCCACTCCACTGCGGGTTCGTCAGCCTGTTGAAGCTGCCAATCGCTCCTATCTCAATCTCATGCTCATGCAAAAAAACAGTGTCCAGCGTGTAATCGAAGAACGAACCAGAATGTGGCAGAACGGGGGAGAGAGCGGCGGACAGCTGTTGGATTCGGAACTATCCAGATTTCTGGTGGAAATGAAAGTTCGGGGAGGGGATAAAGTCGTCGGTCTGCTGATTGTCGATCAATATGGCTCTCTAGTAGCGGCAAGTTCTGATCCTGGTCAATTTTATTTCGGTGATGAACCATGGTGGAAAGCTGTCGCGGTTGGGAACGGTGATCAGACATATGTCAGTGGTTTGATTGCAGCGCAAGAGGGGGCGTTTCGGACATCTGAAGAAACGATTGATATTGCCGTGCCCATTCTTGACGAAAGGCAACGGGTCGTCATCGGAGCGGTCAAGGCTTCGTATCGATTTGATACCCTCCTAGCCATGATTAAGGAAATCCATATCGGGCAGACCGGCCATGCCATGCTCTTCGACGCAGCCGGGAACCCCCTTGTGTGCCCTATTCTGCCGAGACAAGCGCATCGGATACCGAGCCAACTGATGGCGATGATTGTTTCTTCGGAGCCTGGTTGGGGAATTGCCGAGGATGATGGACACGGGGCCACCGATACGGTGGTAGGTTATGCTCCGGTTTCCCAACTTCGACTGCCGGACAATCCTTGGCATGTGTTTGTCCGGCAGCAGCCGGCGGAAAGTTATGCGCCGATCCGCGACCAATTGAGGAATCTTGCGATGATCGGGCTTGTCATGCTTGGGCTTCTGTTGGCGCTTGGACGATATGTTGCGGCACGCATTGCCCATCCGATTCAAATTCTCCAAGCCGGTGTCGAGGCCATCAGCCAGGGGACCTATGATCGTCCGCTTCAGATCCCTACGGGCGATGAATTTGAAGAGCTCGCTGCCGCAGTTCACCGCATGGCCGACCGGCTGCAGGCGTCACGCGCAGAGTTGGAAGGGCTTAATATGGAGTTGGCTCGTCGTGTGGATGAAAAAACGCAGGAAATCACCAAACATATGCGCAGCCTCGAGCTGGCCGAACGGCTCGCGACGTTGGGCAAAGTTGCCAGTGGAATTGCACACGAGATCAACAATCCTCTCGGCATTATCTTAAATCGTATTGAATGTATGGAGGCAGATGCCACTCGTGCGCCGATCCCGGCGCAGGTTCAGCGTGATCTGGTGACGGTCAGGGTACAAGCGGAACGGATTTTGAGAGTGACCAAAAGTATCTTGACGTTTTCACGCGGCACGGTTTCCACTCTCAAGCCGGTTGACGTTAACGGCATTGTCTGTTCCTGCCTTGCTATTGCGGATGAACGAATATCAGCACATTCCATTCGACTCGATCGTGTGTTGGCTTCCTCGCTTCCTCCTGTTATGGGCGATCGAGACCGACTGGAGTCGGTCGTACTTAATTTGATCAATAACGCCATTGACGCAGTGAGTGCCTCCGACCTACTCGGTATTGTGACCATTCAGACAAAAGCGATGCAGATGGAAGGTAAATCTTGGGTCGAAGTGACAGTGTCTGATAACGGCCCAGGGATTCCAAGCGAGATTATCGATCGGGTCTTCGACCCGTTCTTTAGTACGAAGCCGGTCGGACAAGGAACAGGTCTTGGACTGTTTCTCGCGTACGGGATCGTTTCCGACCATCATGGAAGAATCGAAGTCAAGAATCGGAAGGCAGGAGCACTGTTTTCAGTTTTGTTGCCTGCTGCGGGGTTCAGTGCCGCGGTTGAGGAGGAAGGGATATGGGAATCCCAGGGAAAATTCTCATAG
- a CDS encoding sigma-54-dependent Fis family transcriptional regulator, with protein sequence MGIPGKILIVDDEIEALENCRRILSRVSFECVVSSDPTEALRLIDCEHPGLILTDLRMPKFDGIEVLAAAKRKDPAVQVVLLTAHATVETAVMAMRYGAFDYITKPFTGEDIVRVAQRAFESESSNGAAAAFPRIGTLSERASLYGADGAGQLVGNSSVMRRVLALIKKVAPTDSNVLVYGESGTGKEMVARSIHAASLRVDRPFVPLDCASLHDSLLESELFGHEKGAFTGAHVAKPGLFEAADGGTIFLDEVSGMTASLQARLLRVLQERHVRRVGGIRLTPVDVRVIAASNQDLEELCGRGLFRQDLYYRLNVLPIVLPPLRSRNEDILLLANEFLTRFVQRMRPADGAVPTIDPSAADILMRYSWPGNVRELQNVMERAAVLVDGAIVTSAHLPERLLESTGKEVVQSEAASFKQAKQQAVESFEREFLLELLKRNDGHMGRAAREAGVDRKTVERMVKKHGLRGSF encoded by the coding sequence ATGGGAATCCCAGGGAAAATTCTCATAGTCGACGATGAAATAGAAGCGCTTGAAAATTGTCGAAGAATTCTGAGCCGTGTGTCATTCGAGTGCGTGGTCTCTTCAGATCCGACAGAGGCCTTACGCCTCATCGACTGCGAACATCCTGGCCTCATTCTGACGGATCTACGGATGCCCAAGTTCGATGGAATTGAGGTGTTGGCTGCCGCCAAACGGAAGGATCCAGCTGTCCAGGTGGTATTGTTGACGGCCCACGCGACGGTTGAGACGGCGGTAATGGCAATGCGGTACGGAGCATTCGATTACATTACGAAGCCCTTTACCGGCGAGGATATCGTGCGTGTTGCCCAGCGCGCTTTCGAGTCTGAATCGTCGAACGGGGCGGCTGCGGCATTCCCTCGCATCGGTACATTGTCCGAACGTGCGTCTCTCTATGGGGCGGACGGCGCCGGGCAGTTGGTCGGGAACAGCTCGGTCATGCGCAGGGTTCTCGCGTTGATCAAAAAGGTAGCACCGACCGATTCAAACGTATTGGTATATGGAGAAAGTGGAACGGGAAAAGAGATGGTCGCCCGTTCCATTCATGCGGCAAGTCTTCGCGTTGACCGGCCGTTTGTTCCGTTGGATTGTGCTTCTCTGCATGACTCTCTCTTGGAGTCGGAACTCTTTGGCCATGAGAAAGGGGCATTTACCGGAGCACATGTCGCAAAGCCCGGCCTGTTTGAGGCGGCGGACGGAGGAACGATTTTCCTTGATGAAGTCAGCGGGATGACTGCCAGTCTTCAAGCTCGACTCCTGCGGGTGTTACAGGAAAGGCATGTACGGCGTGTAGGTGGTATCCGCCTGACGCCCGTCGATGTTCGCGTGATCGCGGCTTCGAATCAGGATCTCGAAGAATTATGCGGCAGGGGACTATTCCGGCAAGATCTTTACTATCGGTTAAACGTTCTTCCTATCGTACTTCCGCCTCTTCGATCACGAAATGAAGACATTTTGCTTCTCGCCAACGAATTTCTCACGCGGTTTGTCCAACGAATGCGACCCGCTGACGGCGCGGTTCCGACCATCGATCCCTCTGCAGCTGACATCTTGATGCGCTATTCCTGGCCCGGCAATGTGCGAGAGTTGCAAAATGTCATGGAACGGGCCGCGGTATTGGTCGATGGAGCCATCGTCACGAGCGCGCATCTGCCCGAACGGCTTCTGGAATCGACGGGGAAGGAGGTCGTGCAATCAGAAGCTGCGTCATTCAAACAGGCGAAACAGCAAGCTGTCGAATCTTTCGAGCGAGAGTTCCTATTAGAACTTCTCAAACGCAACGATGGGCATATGGGTCGAGCGGCGCGTGAAGCGGGTGTGGATCGCAAGACAGTTGAGCGAATGGTGAAGAAGCACGGTCTGCGCGGTTCGTTCTAG